Proteins encoded within one genomic window of Porphyromonadaceae bacterium W3.11:
- a CDS encoding MotA/TolQ/ExbB proton channel family protein, translating into MLNMLLQVAVDTLSRTLSSETPISVADTVDKLSVWELATKGGWIMIVLLLLSIAALYVFVERLLLMRAVSQSDPSFSSKIRDYIHEGKIQSAIDLCNKTNTPGAKMIEKGIQRLGRPMQDISAAIENVGNIEISKLEKRLPILSTIASLGPMIGFLGTVAGMIRAFYDMASAGSGVDISLLSSGIYEALVTTFGGLIVGILALFAYNFLATRLDSVITKSEQEALEFMDLLNEPSNSRR; encoded by the coding sequence ATGCTAAATATGTTACTACAAGTTGCTGTTGATACACTAAGTCGCACACTTTCGAGTGAGACTCCAATAAGTGTTGCTGATACCGTAGATAAACTTTCGGTATGGGAATTAGCTACAAAGGGAGGGTGGATCATGATCGTATTGCTTCTTCTTTCTATAGCAGCCCTTTATGTTTTTGTTGAGCGTCTCCTCTTGATGAGAGCCGTTTCACAATCTGATCCATCATTTTCTAGTAAAATTAGAGATTACATACATGAAGGTAAGATTCAGTCAGCCATAGATCTGTGTAATAAGACCAATACACCTGGTGCTAAAATGATCGAAAAGGGAATCCAGAGACTTGGTCGCCCGATGCAAGACATTTCTGCAGCCATTGAGAATGTGGGAAATATTGAAATCTCTAAACTTGAGAAGAGACTACCAATACTATCAACCATAGCATCGCTAGGCCCTATGATTGGGTTCTTAGGAACAGTTGCTGGTATGATTAGGGCTTTTTACGATATGGCAAGTGCTGGATCTGGAGTCGATATCTCTTTACTCTCATCAGGAATTTATGAGGCACTCGTCACAACTTTTGGTGGACTTATCGTAGGAATCTTAGCACTCTTTGCTTATAACTTCCTGGCTACAAGATTAGATTCAGTAATTACGAAATCCGAACAGGAAGCTCTTGAATTTATGGATTTGCTTAACGAACCAAGCAATAGTAGAAGATGA
- a CDS encoding DJ-1/PfpI family protein, which yields MKKKAYILLASGFEETEAMGTWDALIRGGVEASFVSIYNDYEVEGAHGHRLNACLNIIDIKDSGADAIVLPGGMPGAKNLYESDKVKEIIQAHYDDDKVIAAICAAPLVLGRMGLLEKKKATCYPGFEEELKGATIFNAPVCVDDNIITGRGPAYALDFGVAILGTLIDKEAAEEVADGLLLNEQ from the coding sequence ATGAAAAAGAAAGCATATATTTTATTGGCTTCAGGATTTGAAGAAACTGAAGCAATGGGGACGTGGGATGCCCTTATTAGAGGTGGCGTAGAAGCCAGTTTCGTATCTATTTATAACGACTATGAAGTAGAAGGTGCCCATGGTCATAGGCTAAACGCATGCCTAAATATAATCGATATCAAAGATTCTGGGGCTGATGCTATAGTGCTACCTGGTGGAATGCCTGGAGCAAAGAACCTTTATGAGAGTGATAAAGTTAAGGAGATTATCCAAGCGCACTACGATGATGACAAAGTCATTGCTGCCATTTGTGCAGCTCCTCTCGTCTTGGGTCGTATGGGATTGCTAGAAAAAAAGAAAGCTACATGCTATCCTGGATTTGAAGAAGAACTCAAAGGAGCTACTATATTTAATGCACCCGTTTGCGTTGATGATAATATTATTACTGGACGTGGACCAGCTTATGCACTTGATTTCGGAGTCGCTATTTTAGGAACTCTTATTGACAAAGAAGCTGCAGAAGAAGTCGCAGATGGCCTTCTACTTAACGAACAATAA
- a CDS encoding cobyrinate a,c-diamide synthase: MKQSSHFLIGATSSGSGKTTLTLGLLRAFRNRGLSVQPYKCGPDYIDTKLHKIASGNDSINLDLFLSSSQHVKQIYNKHSINSDVSITEGVMGLFDGYDKANGSSAEVAKELELPIILVISPKAMAYSAAAILHGFKSFDPSLNIIGVIFNKINSESHYHILKEAADAVGIHSFGYLPSNDELIIPSRHLGLVADREQVIDELAEKAAAHIEKNLDVDGILQRTQKRIEEKSIEAPHSIKRQFTSAVAYDEAFSFVYRENIAYLEERGKVSFFSPIKDTILPKADFLYLPGGYPENYLNEISNNHKLMESIREYIENGGKVIAECGGMMYLSKVIIDEDGVRYPMVGILDQEATLEEMKLKLGYRQLEYNGLQLKGHEFHYSKTIGNLESVAQQKSATGRKVETKLIRYKNVLASYTHLYWAEMEDLMTIF, from the coding sequence ATGAAGCAATCATCACATTTTTTAATTGGTGCCACTTCCTCTGGCAGTGGTAAGACGACTCTGACCCTAGGCTTATTAAGAGCCTTTCGTAACAGAGGCCTTTCGGTACAACCCTATAAATGTGGCCCCGATTACATAGATACTAAATTGCACAAAATAGCATCTGGAAATGACTCCATCAATCTAGATTTATTCTTATCCTCTTCTCAGCACGTTAAGCAAATCTATAACAAGCACTCTATTAATTCAGATGTATCAATAACAGAGGGTGTTATGGGGCTTTTCGATGGGTATGATAAAGCAAATGGCAGTAGTGCTGAAGTTGCCAAAGAGCTTGAATTGCCCATCATATTAGTTATATCCCCTAAAGCCATGGCGTACTCAGCAGCTGCGATTCTACACGGATTTAAAAGTTTTGACCCCTCATTAAATATAATAGGTGTTATTTTCAATAAAATAAATAGTGAGAGCCACTATCATATCCTAAAAGAAGCAGCAGACGCCGTCGGGATACATTCATTCGGGTACCTTCCTTCAAATGATGAACTCATCATTCCCTCTCGACACCTAGGATTAGTAGCCGATCGTGAACAAGTAATTGACGAATTAGCAGAAAAGGCGGCTGCCCATATTGAGAAAAACCTTGATGTTGATGGTATTCTCCAACGAACACAAAAAAGGATAGAGGAAAAATCAATTGAAGCCCCCCACTCTATTAAAAGACAGTTTACATCTGCTGTTGCTTATGATGAAGCCTTCTCCTTCGTTTATAGAGAAAATATTGCATACCTAGAAGAGAGAGGTAAGGTCTCTTTTTTTAGTCCAATTAAGGATACTATATTACCTAAAGCTGACTTTCTATACCTACCTGGAGGGTACCCAGAGAATTATTTAAACGAAATCAGCAACAATCATAAGCTGATGGAAAGCATAAGGGAATATATCGAAAATGGAGGAAAAGTCATCGCTGAATGTGGTGGAATGATGTACCTATCCAAAGTAATAATAGACGAAGATGGGGTCAGATACCCGATGGTTGGCATATTAGACCAAGAAGCAACATTGGAAGAGATGAAATTAAAACTAGGATATAGACAACTGGAATATAATGGTCTACAGCTAAAAGGACATGAATTTCATTACTCGAAAACCATAGGAAATTTAGAAAGTGTAGCTCAGCAAAAAAGTGCCACAGGTAGAAAAGTAGAGACTAAACTAATACGATACAAGAATGTATTAGCTAGCTACACCCACCTTTATTGGGCTGAGATGGAAGATTTAATGACAATATTTTGA
- a CDS encoding TonB family protein, with amino-acid sequence MKEDRNKKHKIIASVITILVHTALVIALFFMFLPRIQHEEEGGILVNIGDTEFASGMFTPHQLDPDYEPATPPTPQEIIEDEFLTQEDSEAPAIKQEEKKKEQKKKDEAELLRKQKEIEKEQRIQKELEEQRRKEKIRKSVAGAFGNAENKSGTGDTPNTEPGVQGSPDGNVSSGGVNTGVGGFGGSFSLKGRKLVGNALPRPSYDTQIEGTIVLEIIVSPEGNVLEANPTVGTNIDNYQMKNSAIKAAKRAKFTPIDGLNNQIGTITYRYVLN; translated from the coding sequence ATGAAAGAGGATAGGAATAAAAAACATAAGATTATCGCCTCTGTGATCACAATACTAGTGCACACAGCACTCGTAATAGCTCTATTCTTCATGTTCTTACCAAGAATTCAGCATGAAGAGGAAGGGGGTATTTTGGTCAATATTGGAGATACTGAATTTGCCTCCGGAATGTTTACTCCTCATCAGCTAGATCCAGATTATGAACCAGCGACGCCTCCTACCCCTCAGGAAATAATAGAGGATGAGTTCCTAACTCAAGAAGACTCCGAAGCTCCAGCTATCAAGCAAGAAGAAAAAAAGAAGGAGCAAAAAAAGAAAGATGAGGCAGAACTACTTCGTAAACAAAAAGAAATTGAGAAGGAACAACGAATCCAGAAGGAGCTGGAGGAGCAAAGACGCAAAGAAAAGATACGAAAGAGTGTAGCTGGTGCTTTCGGAAATGCCGAAAACAAATCTGGGACTGGAGATACTCCGAACACTGAGCCAGGGGTACAGGGATCACCCGATGGTAATGTTTCTTCTGGGGGCGTTAATACTGGAGTTGGAGGTTTTGGCGGTAGCTTTTCCTTAAAGGGGAGAAAGTTGGTAGGCAATGCCTTACCAAGACCTAGCTACGACACACAGATTGAAGGTACTATTGTCCTAGAAATCATTGTGAGCCCAGAGGGAAACGTACTTGAAGCTAATCCCACAGTGGGAACTAATATTGACAACTATCAAATGAAAAATAGTGCTATCAAGGCGGCGAAAAGAGCAAAATTCACCCCTATTGATGGACTTAATAACCAGATAGGTACCATTACCTATCGATATGTATTAAATTAA
- a CDS encoding biopolymer transporter ExbD, producing the protein MKLKRKSKAIEAFSMSSMTDIVFLLLIFFMVSSTLIVPSSLKVTLPQSSKQSATRPVTRIVIDKDLNFFVGLEEGKDQQVGFEDIAPFLEMTKESNPEMYVALYADEEVPYREIVRVLNIAVENKYQMVLATRPID; encoded by the coding sequence ATGAAACTAAAGCGAAAAAGTAAGGCTATAGAAGCCTTTAGTATGTCGTCCATGACAGACATCGTCTTTCTTCTGCTCATCTTCTTCATGGTAAGCAGTACTCTCATAGTACCCAGCTCACTCAAAGTTACTTTACCACAGTCTAGCAAGCAGAGTGCTACACGCCCTGTCACTAGGATTGTGATAGACAAGGATCTAAACTTTTTTGTTGGACTCGAAGAGGGTAAAGACCAACAGGTTGGGTTTGAGGACATTGCTCCATTTCTAGAGATGACCAAAGAAAGTAACCCAGAAATGTACGTTGCACTTTATGCGGATGAAGAGGTGCCTTATCGCGAAATTGTAAGGGTACTTAATATTGCGGTTGAGAATAAGTACCAAATGGTTTTGGCCACTCGACCTATTGACTAA
- a CDS encoding pyridoxine 5'-phosphate synthase, with product MRTRLSVNINKIATLRNSRGGNNPDLLQVAKDVERFGGEGITVHPRPDERHIRYADVYDLKKIVTTEFNIEGYPNDRFMDLVTSVVPTQVTLVPDPPGALTSNAGWKVADNFDFLSNIINKLKSYGIRTSIFVDTDLDNIRKAKEVGTDRIELYTEPYAVGYNKDKSSAVAPFAEASKLAHELGLGVNAGHDLDLNNLAYLDKSLPELSEVSIGHALICDALYIGLEETIKRYLNCLK from the coding sequence ATGAGAACTCGATTAAGCGTAAATATCAATAAAATTGCCACCCTCCGAAATTCAAGAGGTGGTAATAACCCAGACCTGCTTCAGGTAGCAAAGGATGTAGAACGATTTGGTGGTGAAGGTATTACCGTACACCCACGTCCTGATGAACGCCACATCAGATATGCCGATGTTTATGACCTTAAAAAGATAGTTACCACAGAATTCAATATCGAAGGGTACCCGAATGATCGATTTATGGATCTGGTTACTTCTGTCGTCCCAACTCAGGTGACACTTGTACCTGATCCTCCTGGTGCCCTGACAAGTAATGCCGGATGGAAGGTAGCGGATAACTTTGATTTTCTTAGTAACATCATCAATAAACTGAAATCATACGGCATCCGAACTTCTATTTTTGTTGATACTGACCTTGATAATATTCGGAAGGCAAAAGAGGTAGGAACAGATAGAATAGAGCTTTACACAGAGCCTTATGCCGTTGGTTATAATAAGGATAAATCTTCAGCAGTGGCTCCCTTTGCAGAAGCTTCTAAGCTAGCTCATGAGCTGGGCCTTGGTGTTAATGCTGGTCATGACCTTGACCTAAACAACCTTGCCTATCTGGATAAATCCTTGCCTGAGCTATCTGAGGTGTCGATCGGACATGCCCTTATCTGCGATGCGTTATACATCGGGTTAGAAGAAACCATTAAGAGGTATCTAAATTGCCTCAAATAA
- a CDS encoding site-specific integrase translates to MKTIFRTAFYLRSNYVNKEGNTSVMARIYLNSERLSIGSTGISVNAKSWDKEKERMKGRSTEALSTNLQLDNIQNGLQNIFRRLEFSDELSLERIKSEYLGKKEDVDTFMTLFEKYNNDVRQQVGYTKTPATLQKYEACRKHFKAFLKSKYRRSDLKISELTVLVIHDFELYLRTVGKQNQNTANKTLKTLKTIVLFGKGIGVIHHDPFRNHQFTSTPVDRGFLSEEEVMTIATKDLSEIPRLELVRDIFVFSCFTGLAYIDVANLKPEHIVTLDDKEWIITRRQKTKVESNVLLLDVPKSIISKYEGQTTREGMLFPILSNQKMNSYLKEIADVCGIKKNLTFHLARHTFATLCLSKGVPMESVSKMLGHTNIKTTQLYARITNKKIEQDMMELADKIGDFSLNNVPPLESTAI, encoded by the coding sequence ATGAAGACAATTTTCAGAACTGCTTTCTATCTCAGAAGCAACTATGTAAACAAAGAGGGTAACACCTCTGTAATGGCAAGGATTTACCTCAATAGTGAGCGTTTGTCCATTGGTTCCACTGGCATCTCCGTTAACGCGAAGTCGTGGGATAAGGAGAAGGAACGTATGAAAGGGCGTAGCACAGAAGCTCTCAGTACAAATCTACAGTTAGACAACATTCAAAATGGGCTACAGAACATCTTCCGAAGATTAGAGTTCTCTGACGAGCTTTCATTAGAGAGGATAAAATCGGAATACCTCGGCAAGAAGGAAGATGTAGATACCTTTATGACTCTCTTTGAGAAGTACAATAATGATGTACGACAGCAAGTAGGTTACACCAAGACACCTGCAACGCTTCAAAAGTATGAGGCATGCAGGAAACACTTTAAGGCTTTCCTGAAAAGCAAGTATCGCAGGTCAGACCTAAAAATCAGTGAGCTGACAGTTTTGGTAATTCACGACTTCGAGCTCTATCTAAGGACTGTAGGAAAACAGAATCAAAATACAGCTAATAAGACCCTTAAAACACTCAAGACAATAGTACTCTTTGGAAAGGGTATTGGGGTTATCCACCACGACCCATTTAGAAACCATCAATTCACCTCTACGCCTGTAGATAGAGGATTTCTTTCAGAGGAGGAAGTGATGACTATAGCAACTAAAGACTTAAGTGAGATACCACGCTTGGAGTTAGTAAGAGATATCTTTGTCTTTTCCTGCTTCACTGGACTTGCCTATATTGATGTCGCCAATCTCAAGCCCGAACATATCGTCACTCTGGATGACAAGGAGTGGATTATAACAAGACGACAAAAAACTAAAGTAGAATCCAACGTTTTACTACTGGATGTCCCTAAGAGTATCATTTCAAAATATGAGGGACAGACGACAAGAGAGGGGATGCTTTTCCCTATACTTAGCAACCAGAAGATGAATTCGTACTTGAAGGAGATTGCTGATGTTTGTGGTATCAAAAAGAACCTTACTTTTCACTTGGCCCGTCATACCTTTGCAACTCTATGTTTGAGTAAGGGAGTTCCTATGGAATCTGTATCTAAGATGCTTGGTCATACTAACATCAAGACCACTCAACTATATGCTCGTATTACAAATAAGAAAATTGAGCAAGATATGATGGAACTCGCTGATAAGATTGGCGACTTCTCACTCAATAATGTACCACCATTAGAATCAACCGCAATATGA
- a CDS encoding ABC transporter ATP-binding protein has protein sequence MIKTEGIRKSYGTLEILKGISMEVLEHEIVAIVGASGAGKTTLLQILGTLDKPDDGEVLIDGVSVHKLSSNEQADFRNKKMGFVFQSHQLLPEFNAVENVAIPAMIGGLNKKEALQKATLILKKLSLGNRLNHKPAQLSGGEKQRVAVARSLINNPTLIFADEPTGALDSGNKEELHSLFRQLREDSGQTFVIVSHDPEISHIADRTIHLQDGLVI, from the coding sequence ATTATCAAGACTGAAGGAATCCGTAAGAGTTATGGCACTCTAGAGATACTGAAGGGGATCTCTATGGAGGTCCTAGAGCATGAGATCGTAGCCATCGTAGGAGCAAGTGGTGCGGGAAAAACGACTTTACTACAAATATTAGGGACTTTGGATAAGCCAGATGATGGCGAAGTTCTTATCGATGGAGTAAGTGTTCATAAACTAAGCAGCAATGAACAAGCTGATTTCCGCAATAAAAAAATGGGATTTGTGTTCCAATCTCATCAATTACTGCCTGAATTTAATGCAGTTGAGAATGTTGCTATCCCTGCGATGATTGGTGGACTGAACAAGAAAGAAGCTTTACAAAAGGCTACTCTTATTTTAAAGAAGCTAAGCCTTGGAAATCGATTGAATCACAAACCTGCCCAATTAAGTGGCGGAGAGAAACAGAGGGTAGCAGTGGCAAGGTCTCTGATAAATAATCCTACGTTAATTTTTGCAGATGAGCCTACTGGTGCTTTAGATAGTGGAAATAAGGAAGAGTTGCACTCCCTTTTCAGACAGCTCAGGGAGGATAGCGGACAAACATTTGTGATTGTTTCGCATGACCCAGAGATTTCTCATATCGCGGATAGGACTATTCATCTACAAGATGGGCTGGTGATATGA
- a CDS encoding tRNA threonylcarbamoyladenosine dehydratase → MKNMNQQYSWQARSELLLGEERIKRLRESHILLLGLGGVGGYAAEILVRSGIGKLTIIDMDSVNETNINRQLIALHSTVGHSKVSEWSKRLLDINPNLELISNDVFIRDEETERLLASDAYDYVIDAIDTLSPKVHLIKSLVEHDLPFISVMGMGAKFDPRKIKIDRMDRVKNCPLARFIRKRLRKLDIPLKFQVVYSEELPDDRAILLTDDEQNKKSITGTIAQNPAVAGCYAAYAALDWITKGGTLYRDE, encoded by the coding sequence ATGAAGAATATGAACCAACAATATTCATGGCAAGCAAGAAGTGAACTTCTGCTAGGTGAGGAACGGATCAAGCGTCTCCGAGAATCTCATATCCTCTTATTGGGATTGGGTGGCGTAGGAGGTTACGCTGCTGAGATATTAGTGAGGTCAGGCATTGGCAAACTGACCATTATAGATATGGATAGCGTTAATGAAACGAATATCAATCGTCAATTAATCGCACTTCACTCTACTGTGGGACATTCAAAAGTTAGTGAGTGGTCGAAACGCTTGTTGGATATTAATCCTAACTTAGAACTCATCAGCAATGACGTATTCATTAGAGATGAGGAGACAGAGCGTTTATTAGCTAGTGATGCATACGACTATGTGATTGACGCTATAGATACTCTCAGTCCGAAAGTACACCTTATCAAATCATTGGTTGAGCATGATTTGCCATTTATAAGCGTGATGGGTATGGGGGCTAAATTTGATCCTCGAAAAATTAAGATAGACCGTATGGATCGAGTAAAAAACTGTCCTCTTGCTCGATTTATAAGAAAACGCCTAAGGAAGTTAGATATCCCTCTTAAATTTCAGGTTGTTTACTCTGAGGAATTACCCGATGATAGGGCTATTTTACTGACAGATGACGAACAAAATAAGAAATCAATCACGGGCACTATCGCTCAGAACCCAGCTGTAGCAGGCTGTTATGCAGCCTACGCGGCACTAGATTGGATTACAAAGGGAGGAACTTTATATAGGGATGAATAA
- a CDS encoding cob(I)yrinic acid a,c-diamide adenosyltransferase produces the protein MSIYTRSGDKGMTKIHGGTRVPKDDIRIEANGTIDELNSMLGVVRAYLEDNHEWQELLYKIQKELMIVMSLVATPHSERDKNPNKLEDDMVNWVESKIDEYKEALGEESRYFILPGGNLVSSHLQLARTIARRAERHLWTLNREDEVPNQILVLMNRLSDLFFIMGRYEMHKQGAPEERWQHFLYKRKLKK, from the coding sequence ATGAGCATATATACAAGAAGCGGGGATAAAGGGATGACAAAAATACATGGTGGGACTCGTGTTCCCAAAGATGATATAAGAATTGAGGCCAATGGAACCATTGATGAGCTAAATAGTATGCTTGGGGTCGTTCGTGCTTACCTAGAAGATAATCATGAATGGCAAGAACTCTTATATAAGATCCAAAAAGAGCTAATGATAGTGATGTCACTTGTAGCGACACCTCATTCTGAGAGAGACAAGAATCCCAATAAGCTGGAAGACGATATGGTTAATTGGGTTGAGTCTAAAATTGATGAGTATAAAGAGGCATTAGGGGAAGAGAGTAGATACTTCATCCTACCGGGTGGTAATTTAGTTTCTTCACATCTTCAGTTAGCTCGAACCATTGCCAGAAGAGCTGAGCGACATTTATGGACACTAAATAGAGAAGATGAGGTTCCAAACCAAATTTTAGTACTCATGAATCGTCTTTCCGATCTCTTTTTTATCATGGGAAGATATGAGATGCATAAACAAGGAGCACCAGAAGAAAGATGGCAACACTTCTTATATAAAAGAAAGTTGAAAAAATAG
- a CDS encoding helix-hairpin-helix domain-containing protein: MNQRVRIDREDRKVLLALAGVLIAFVLYLGLRPTPSIADSKNEAPQELTALSTDTVSPTPQHSISKKEYINKDTLPIRTDRYPGPPERIKYPSKLQAGATIDLNSADTLLLRRVPGIGVSFSRRIYKYRELLGGYYVVEQLQEVYGMDRERYDQIAPFFVIKTAVRPLIITEDSIPRHPYLQYRHQHVLQDLARKHATVTWEMLMDSGAFSQDDSLRLAPYLMLPNFLDEENI, from the coding sequence ATGAACCAAAGGGTTAGGATAGACAGAGAGGATCGTAAAGTATTATTAGCACTGGCTGGTGTATTGATTGCTTTTGTACTCTATCTCGGCTTACGTCCTACCCCAAGTATTGCCGATTCAAAAAATGAAGCACCTCAAGAGCTAACAGCTCTTTCAACAGACACTGTATCCCCTACCCCTCAACACTCCATTTCTAAAAAGGAGTATATCAATAAGGATACGTTACCAATACGTACAGACAGGTACCCTGGACCTCCCGAACGAATTAAATACCCTAGTAAGCTTCAGGCGGGTGCCACTATAGACCTAAATAGTGCAGATACATTGTTATTGAGAAGAGTGCCTGGCATAGGGGTGTCATTCTCAAGGCGTATATACAAGTACAGAGAGTTACTTGGAGGATATTATGTGGTCGAACAGCTACAAGAGGTGTACGGAATGGATAGAGAGCGTTATGACCAGATAGCTCCCTTCTTCGTTATAAAAACAGCAGTAAGACCGTTGATAATCACTGAGGATAGTATTCCTCGTCATCCATATCTACAGTATCGACATCAACACGTCCTGCAGGACTTAGCTAGAAAGCATGCAACGGTGACATGGGAAATGCTAATGGATAGTGGAGCTTTTTCACAAGATGACTCACTGAGATTAGCTCCATACCTGATGCTACCTAACTTTTTGGATGAAGAAAATATTTAA